A window from Malacoplasma iowae encodes these proteins:
- a CDS encoding Cof-type HAD-IIB family hydrolase yields MENRLLALIDLDGTLLSHRSKISKHNLEGIKQFLIDGNQIAICTGRWPVSATIFNDTIEKFTSLKNKYLISLNGSLIFNLIENKIIYESLIDSNIFSQLVNLIKDNNFALWIYSKKGIENRKIYTHKINLKWLMNKFNYGKIVDLKEMSNDDEIYKILVFNFGLFSHKKFTDFGQLLKNNFEKDLTVSLTSRHCIEITGLNASKGDGLDFLSNLEKINPLKFVAIGDSGNDISMFKKAGHKICLGNKNKTLYSWANKQIKNKKGVKKALDYVKNINFNFDKEKTLLIDFTGIKYFNINQSEFNKYEAFWNFLINQNNIAILSHLSMWDMQNMFKHFFINEKVLLISDSGNNIKFCKNKDKYLSKNIFSLTQLVCIRGLLVSSINNNPNISVLINRLNDKNIFLSTNKSNYSYFLNNSMFSNENIEFVNLSDNTSYLEELKDVTSVNIFGLDRIPEEANLKSLNVCFENNVLRLSLKNDEDFNYEKIIKKQLSDNILKIDARQLLENNQTIFDEVNKFIIQHFLK; encoded by the coding sequence ATGGAAAACAGACTTTTAGCTTTGATTGACCTTGATGGGACTTTGCTATCTCATCGTAGCAAAATTTCAAAACATAATTTGGAAGGAATAAAACAATTTTTAATTGACGGCAATCAAATTGCTATTTGTACAGGAAGATGACCTGTTTCTGCCACCATTTTCAACGATACTATTGAAAAATTCACATCTTTAAAAAACAAATACTTAATTTCACTTAACGGTTCTTTAATTTTTAATTTAATTGAAAACAAAATAATATATGAATCTCTTATAGATTCAAATATTTTTAGTCAATTGGTAAATTTAATAAAAGATAATAATTTTGCTTTATGAATTTATTCAAAAAAAGGAATTGAAAATAGAAAAATTTATACTCATAAGATTAATTTAAAATGACTTATGAATAAATTTAATTATGGAAAGATAGTAGATCTAAAAGAAATGTCAAATGATGATGAAATTTATAAAATATTAGTTTTTAATTTTGGATTATTTTCACACAAAAAATTTACTGATTTTGGACAACTACTTAAAAATAATTTTGAAAAAGACTTAACTGTTTCTCTAACTTCAAGGCACTGCATTGAAATAACTGGTCTTAATGCAAGTAAGGGGGATGGTTTGGATTTTTTAAGTAATCTTGAAAAAATAAACCCTCTTAAATTTGTAGCCATAGGAGATTCTGGAAATGATATTTCTATGTTTAAAAAAGCTGGCCACAAAATATGTTTAGGCAACAAAAATAAAACTTTATACTCTTGGGCCAATAAACAAATAAAAAATAAAAAAGGTGTTAAAAAAGCATTAGATTATGTAAAAAATATTAACTTTAATTTTGATAAAGAAAAAACTTTATTAATTGATTTTACAGGAATTAAATATTTTAATATCAATCAATCAGAATTTAATAAATATGAAGCTTTTTGAAATTTTTTAATTAATCAAAATAATATTGCTATTTTGTCACATCTTTCTATGTGAGATATGCAAAATATGTTCAAACACTTTTTTATTAATGAAAAAGTTTTATTGATTTCAGATTCTGGTAATAATATTAAATTTTGTAAAAACAAAGATAAGTATTTATCAAAAAATATTTTTAGTCTGACCCAGTTAGTATGTATTAGAGGATTATTAGTTTCTAGCATAAACAACAATCCTAATATATCTGTATTAATAAACAGATTAAATGATAAAAATATATTTTTATCAACAAACAAAAGTAATTATTCTTACTTTTTGAATAATTCAATGTTTTCAAATGAAAATATAGAATTTGTAAATTTAAGTGATAACACTAGTTATTTAGAAGAACTAAAAGATGTTACTTCAGTAAATATTTTTGGGCTTGATAGAATTCCAGAAGAAGCAAATCTTAAAAGCTTAAATGTATGTTTTGAAAACAATGTTTTAAGATTAAGTTTAAAAAATGACGAAGATTTTAATTATGAAAAAATAATTAAAAAACAACTTTCTGATAACATTTTAAAAATTGATGCAAGACAACTATTGGAAAATAACCAAACTATTTTTGACGAAGTTAACAAATTTATCATTCAACATTTTTTAAAATAA
- a CDS encoding IS30 family transposase, whose translation MKTYKHLTKEERCLIYFLWNKEKYSMNKIAKILNKNKSTISRELKRNTSSTGIYYSSTAHKKYIRRKSNCHMFFMLKYKNFTDLFIQKFNPKSHGVEATIFWIKENYPLVKVPSARQVFRWINSKIWKIQRRDCLRRKYVKGKRRKIGIFSKIDGKYCIPYSLRPEKINNRKEFGHWEADLIVSKRQSGYYHLLTLVERKTRLAIIRKIKGKNARSMMAKMYTIIRDEKLPIKSITVDNGLEFQMMGITAKQFNFKVYYCQPYSSFQRGSNENINGIVRRWYKKGTDFSLVSEDKIKTLEWKVNNIPRKMFGYKTAYQMYQENI comes from the coding sequence ATGAAAACTTATAAACATTTAACAAAAGAAGAAAGATGCTTAATTTATTTTCTTTGAAATAAAGAAAAATATTCTATGAATAAGATTGCAAAAATCTTAAATAAAAACAAATCAACAATATCAAGAGAATTAAAAAGAAACACATCTTCAACAGGGATTTATTATTCATCAACTGCTCACAAAAAATACATTAGAAGAAAATCAAATTGTCATATGTTTTTTATGTTGAAGTACAAAAACTTCACAGATCTTTTTATTCAAAAATTTAATCCTAAATCTCATGGTGTAGAAGCTACAATTTTTTGAATAAAAGAAAACTATCCGTTAGTTAAAGTTCCAAGTGCTAGGCAAGTATTTAGATGAATCAATAGCAAGATTTGAAAGATACAAAGAAGAGATTGTTTAAGAAGAAAATATGTTAAAGGAAAAAGAAGAAAAATAGGTATATTTTCTAAAATTGATGGAAAATACTGCATTCCTTATAGTCTAAGACCAGAAAAGATAAACAATAGAAAAGAATTTGGACATTGAGAAGCTGATCTAATAGTTAGTAAAAGGCAAAGTGGTTATTACCACTTATTGACATTAGTGGAAAGAAAAACAAGGTTGGCAATTATTAGAAAAATAAAAGGGAAGAACGCTAGATCAATGATGGCTAAAATGTATACCATTATTCGAGATGAAAAACTCCCAATAAAAAGCATCACTGTTGATAATGGGTTAGAGTTTCAAATGATGGGAATAACTGCAAAACAATTCAACTTTAAAGTTTATTATTGCCAACCTTATTCTTCATTCCAAAGAGGGTCCAACGAGAACATAAATGGGATAGTTAGAAGATGATATAAAAAAGGAACTGACTTCAGTTTAGTAAGTGAAGATAAAATAAAAACTCTTGAATGAAAAGTAAACAACATCCCAAGAAAAATGTTTGGTTATAAAACAGCTTACCAAATGTATCAAGAAAATATTTAA
- the trmB gene encoding tRNA (guanosine(46)-N7)-methyltransferase TrmB — protein MGRLRRNRKYEEKLFNDTNVFIINHLEYINNWKKQVFKNNNEIHIEIGCGKGDFINSLSKNNENINYVAIDKFPTVLYKALSKVNKEMRNNLKIISTDAKELNSVFGKGEVDKIYLNFSDPWPKKQHEKNRLTNISFLNIFFNILKDGGVIEFKTDNDILFDYTVDVVKSNNMNIHYLSYDLYSDKEEIKFNVPTEYERKWHSAGKTIKKIVFSKI, from the coding sequence ATGGGTAGACTTAGAAGAAATAGAAAATACGAAGAGAAACTTTTTAATGACACTAATGTTTTTATAATTAATCATCTTGAATATATTAATAATTGAAAAAAACAAGTTTTTAAAAATAATAATGAAATACATATTGAAATCGGTTGTGGTAAAGGTGATTTTATTAATTCTTTGTCAAAAAACAATGAAAATATAAACTATGTTGCCATAGATAAATTTCCAACAGTTTTATATAAAGCATTATCAAAAGTGAATAAGGAAATGAGAAATAATTTAAAAATAATATCAACAGATGCAAAAGAATTAAACTCAGTTTTTGGAAAGGGCGAAGTTGATAAAATTTATTTAAATTTTTCTGACCCATGACCTAAAAAACAACATGAAAAAAATCGACTAACAAATATAAGTTTTTTAAATATTTTTTTTAATATTTTAAAAGATGGTGGGGTTATAGAATTTAAAACTGACAATGACATTTTATTTGACTATACTGTAGATGTTGTAAAAAGTAATAATATGAATATTCATTACTTATCATATGATTTATATAGTGATAAAGAAGAAATCAAATTTAATGTCCCAACCGAATATGAAAGAAAGTGACATTCAGCTGGAAAAACAATAAAAAAAATTGTTTTTTCAAAAATATAA
- a CDS encoding ABC transporter ATP-binding protein: protein MFGFNKKIGKIKYDIEKITDQSIIKSLKENENTNMSDEVIINENKDDKKLLIEVKNLTKVFGHKENKVTAINGVNLNIYQNQNIALLGGNGAGKTTFVEILSGLNKQTSGEIKYHFEDNYNFKEYIGIQFQDSSYPVGIKVRQVIKFITKISKIAINKDTLNAMLCIFGIDEFYNKKASSLSGGQQQRLNCLLAILNKPKFIILDELSTGLDVTIRNKIKTFIKEYAKENNITILIVSHDMDEVDYIADRIVIMKKGVVYLDMDKKDVIKKYKTLNNCISNYI from the coding sequence ATGTTTGGTTTTAATAAAAAAATAGGCAAAATTAAATATGATATTGAAAAAATAACTGATCAATCAATCATTAAATCTCTAAAAGAAAATGAAAATACAAATATGTCAGATGAAGTTATAATCAATGAAAATAAAGATGATAAAAAGTTATTAATAGAAGTTAAAAACTTAACTAAAGTTTTTGGACACAAAGAAAACAAAGTAACAGCTATTAATGGTGTGAATTTAAATATATATCAAAACCAAAACATTGCTTTGCTTGGTGGCAATGGTGCTGGCAAAACAACTTTTGTTGAAATACTATCTGGTTTAAACAAACAAACAAGTGGAGAAATAAAATATCATTTTGAAGATAATTATAATTTTAAAGAATATATAGGAATCCAATTTCAAGATAGTTCATATCCTGTTGGTATTAAAGTTAGACAAGTAATAAAGTTCATTACAAAAATTTCAAAAATAGCAATTAATAAAGACACTTTAAATGCAATGCTTTGCATCTTTGGAATAGATGAATTTTATAATAAAAAAGCTTCTAGTTTATCAGGTGGACAACAACAAAGATTAAATTGTTTATTAGCGATTTTAAACAAACCTAAATTTATAATACTTGATGAACTTTCAACAGGTTTAGATGTAACAATAAGAAATAAAATAAAAACATTTATAAAAGAATATGCAAAAGAAAACAATATTACAATATTGATCGTTTCTCATGACATGGATGAAGTGGATTATATAGCAGATAGAATTGTAATTATGAAAAAAGGTGTAGTATATCTTGATATGGATAAAAAAGATGTAATAAAAAAATACAAAACACTTAATAACTGTATTAGCAACTATATTTAA
- a CDS encoding type III pantothenate kinase, with product MVSNIIVVDIGNSYIKIAIVNSNLNVLNKLMFKTTEKISKRFISKKLLSLSENINIDGAIIGSVVSHITNKFFCLIKKIFNVTPFLIDQENVKVSFKFNLPNKKTIGQDLLALSEYCSLKNKNAVGFSFGTAIFAVLLIENEFLGASIAPGIGTSFDEFINRVHMIDVINLNKKELTFFGDNTIKALESGVNNIRSGFVNSFYKQAKLKVENQTMACIISGGECHDIISDFDYIIDENAIIIGFANIFFLNTNKKATN from the coding sequence ATGGTATCTAATATAATTGTTGTTGACATTGGAAATTCATATATAAAAATAGCAATTGTTAATAGCAATTTAAATGTTTTAAATAAATTAATGTTTAAAACCACAGAGAAAATTTCAAAAAGATTTATTTCAAAAAAATTATTATCACTATCAGAAAATATTAATATTGATGGAGCTATAATTGGTTCTGTTGTTTCTCATATAACTAATAAATTTTTTTGTTTAATAAAAAAAATTTTTAATGTAACACCTTTTTTAATAGACCAAGAAAATGTAAAAGTTAGTTTTAAATTTAATTTGCCAAACAAAAAAACAATTGGTCAAGATTTATTAGCTTTATCTGAATATTGTAGTTTGAAAAATAAAAATGCTGTTGGTTTTTCTTTTGGCACAGCAATATTTGCTGTTTTGTTAATAGAAAATGAATTTTTAGGAGCTAGTATAGCTCCAGGAATTGGTACTTCATTTGATGAATTTATTAATCGTGTTCATATGATTGATGTCATTAATTTAAACAAAAAAGAATTAACTTTTTTTGGTGATAACACCATTAAAGCTTTAGAAAGTGGAGTTAATAATATTAGATCTGGATTTGTGAATAGTTTTTATAAACAAGCAAAACTTAAAGTTGAAAATCAAACAATGGCATGTATTATTTCAGGTGGCGAGTGCCATGATATTATTTCTGATTTTGATTATATAATTGATGAAAATGCAATTATTATTGGTTTTGCAAACATTTTCTTTTTAAACACAAATAAAAAAGCAACTAATTAA
- a CDS encoding IS30 family transposase, translated as MKTYKHLTKEERCLIYFLWNKEKYSMNKIAKILNKNKSTISRELKRNTSSAGIYYSSSAHKKYIRRKSNCHMFFMLKYKNFTDLFIQKFNPKSHGVEATIFWIKENYPLVKVPSARQVFRWINSKIWKIQRRDCLRRKYVKEKRRKIGIFSKIYGKYCIPYSLRPEKINNRKEFGHWEADLIVSKRQSGYYHLLTLVERKTRLAIIRKIKGKNARSMMAKMYTIIRDEKLPIKSITVDNGLEFQMMGITAKQFNFKVYYCQPYSSFQRGSNENINGIVRRWYKKGTDFSLVSEDKIKTLEWKVNNIPRKMFGYKTAYQMYQENI; from the coding sequence ATGAAAACTTATAAACATTTAACAAAAGAAGAAAGATGCTTAATTTATTTTCTTTGAAATAAAGAAAAATATTCTATGAATAAGATTGCAAAAATCTTAAATAAAAACAAATCAACAATATCAAGAGAGTTGAAGAGAAACACATCTTCAGCAGGAATTTATTATTCATCATCTGCTCACAAAAAATACATTAGAAGAAAATCAAATTGTCATATGTTTTTTATGTTGAAGTACAAAAACTTCACAGATCTTTTTATTCAAAAATTTAATCCTAAATCTCATGGTGTAGAAGCTACAATTTTTTGAATAAAAGAAAACTATCCATTAGTTAAAGTTCCAAGTGCTAGGCAAGTATTTAGATGAATCAATAGCAAGATTTGAAAGATACAAAGAAGAGATTGTTTAAGAAGAAAATATGTTAAAGAAAAAAGAAGAAAAATAGGTATATTTTCTAAAATTTATGGAAAATACTGCATTCCTTATAGTCTAAGACCAGAAAAGATAAACAATAGAAAAGAATTTGGACATTGAGAAGCTGATCTAATAGTTAGTAAAAGGCAAAGTGGTTATTACCACTTATTAACATTAGTAGAAAGAAAAACAAGGTTGGCAATTATTAGAAAAATAAAAGGGAAAAACGCTAGATCAATGATGGCTAAAATGTATACCATTATTCGAGATGAAAAACTCCCAATAAAAAGCATCACTGTTGATAATGGGTTAGAGTTTCAAATGATGGGAATAACTGCAAAACAATTCAACTTTAAAGTTTATTATTGCCAACCTTATTCTTCATTCCAAAGAGGGTCCAACGAGAACATAAATGGGATAGTTAGAAGATGATATAAAAAAGGAACTGACTTCAGTTTAGTAAGTGAAGATAAAATAAAAACTCTTGAATGAAAAGTAAACAACATCCCAAGAAAAATGTTTGGTTATAAAACAGCTTACCAAATGTATCAAGAAAATATTTAA
- a CDS encoding MurR/RpiR family transcriptional regulator, producing MTTKNNIKLIKNYNESEFSFSELSAIDYINDNPEEFLKMHNLNVFCENKPFSATTIQRLAKKIGFNTATEMKGFYTGVYIDELKSLIVFNKQLNKDLDKTISNNNMDIDLFSELNFQSYCKQLMMDYKTVDWNIHKKLQDAIFNCKNIYVYQPDQIFAINSFDIFSHYLGIKIYRIESYYRFKLIQEFGISEDSIFIITKAFSKLDEFETKVLDYFKKNNVPIFTISGIDGIFPDVENNIVIGNYKNTLDEYDRIVHFKTFYDPLISIIIFNLYLKLISKNKK from the coding sequence ATGACAACAAAAAATAATATTAAATTAATTAAGAATTATAACGAAAGTGAATTTTCTTTTTCTGAATTATCTGCAATAGACTACATTAACGATAATCCAGAAGAATTTCTTAAGATGCATAATTTAAACGTTTTTTGTGAAAATAAGCCATTCTCAGCTACTACTATTCAAAGACTAGCAAAGAAAATAGGTTTTAACACGGCTACAGAAATGAAAGGATTTTATACAGGTGTTTATATCGATGAACTAAAATCTTTAATTGTTTTTAACAAACAATTAAATAAAGATTTAGATAAAACAATATCTAACAATAACATGGATATTGATTTATTTTCTGAACTTAATTTTCAATCATACTGTAAGCAATTAATGATGGACTATAAAACAGTTGATTGAAATATTCACAAAAAATTACAAGATGCTATTTTTAATTGCAAAAATATTTATGTTTATCAACCAGATCAAATTTTTGCAATTAACAGTTTTGATATTTTCAGTCACTATCTTGGTATAAAGATATATCGTATTGAAAGTTATTATCGTTTTAAATTAATTCAAGAATTTGGTATTTCTGAAGATTCAATTTTTATTATTACAAAAGCTTTTTCTAAATTAGATGAATTTGAAACAAAGGTTTTAGATTACTTTAAGAAAAATAATGTTCCTATATTTACAATTTCTGGAATTGATGGTATTTTTCCTGATGTTGAAAACAACATAGTAATTGGTAACTATAAAAATACATTGGACGAATATGATAGAATAGTTCACTTCAAAACTTTTTATGACCCATTAATTAGCATTATTATTTTTAATTTATATTTAAAATTAATATCTAAAAATAAAAAATAA
- a CDS encoding nucleoside 2-deoxyribosyltransferase, with product MKLYIAGPLFNEAEIKQRKYEGEMIRNKFPNINLFNPIDQPFNTNKSSLPTPNEIFINDTKAILDSDIFLADLTNNDPGTLVELGIAIATKKFIVCVNSDIRLKDASNYNVPTYGFNHYVLGGILEYGVFVNNFDEALKEIEKYLANNN from the coding sequence ATGAAGTTATATATAGCTGGTCCTTTATTTAATGAAGCAGAAATAAAACAAAGAAAATATGAAGGTGAAATGATAAGAAATAAATTTCCTAACATAAATTTATTCAATCCTATTGATCAACCTTTTAATACTAATAAAAGTAGTTTGCCAACTCCTAATGAAATTTTTATTAATGATACAAAAGCTATTTTAGATTCAGATATTTTTTTAGCTGATTTAACAAATAATGATCCTGGAACTTTAGTTGAATTAGGAATTGCAATTGCAACAAAAAAATTTATTGTTTGTGTGAATTCAGATATTAGATTAAAAGATGCATCAAATTATAATGTTCCAACTTACGGATTTAATCATTATGTTTTAGGCGGAATACTTGAATATGGAGTTTTTGTAAACAACTTTGATGAAGCTTTGAAAGAAATAGAAAAGTATTTAGCAAATAATAATTAA
- the rsgA gene encoding ribosome small subunit-dependent GTPase A has translation MIGTVIKKTALNFTIFDKEKKEEVIAFPRKKIKSEINIMVGDVVNYNLIDNSFVIENVLERKNYIKRPSVANIDYLAIVYSVKKPDFNSFLLNKFIAFYESFNIDKVIIIFTKMDLLTQKELKDFNEIFKAYKKDKYICLNSNDKKDIDFFKSLFKDEIVCCLAGQSGVGKSTLINKIIPNSQIATQEISKSLNRGKHTTTTASLVKFNNGFFIDTPGFSSIEFDFSAEDLARSYNDFRMYASECKFSNCLHDSNSVGCNVIKKVNENKIYKQRYLDYLKMLDQIQSKNKNNFLNYKKKK, from the coding sequence ATGATAGGAACTGTTATAAAGAAAACAGCACTAAATTTTACAATTTTTGATAAAGAAAAAAAAGAAGAAGTTATAGCTTTTCCAAGAAAAAAAATAAAAAGTGAAATTAATATAATGGTTGGCGATGTTGTAAACTATAACCTTATAGATAATTCATTTGTGATAGAAAATGTATTAGAAAGAAAAAATTATATCAAAAGACCTTCTGTTGCAAATATTGATTATTTAGCAATAGTTTATTCTGTAAAAAAACCTGACTTCAATAGTTTTTTATTAAATAAATTTATAGCATTCTATGAATCTTTTAATATTGACAAAGTTATTATTATTTTTACAAAAATGGATTTGCTTACTCAAAAAGAGTTAAAAGACTTTAATGAAATTTTTAAAGCTTATAAAAAAGATAAATATATTTGTTTAAATTCTAATGATAAAAAAGATATTGATTTTTTTAAATCATTATTCAAAGATGAAATAGTTTGTTGTCTTGCAGGACAATCAGGTGTTGGTAAATCAACTCTTATTAATAAAATTATTCCTAATTCACAAATTGCAACACAAGAAATATCAAAGTCTTTGAATCGTGGTAAACATACAACAACAACAGCGTCATTAGTTAAATTTAACAATGGTTTTTTTATTGATACTCCTGGATTTTCATCTATAGAATTTGATTTTTCAGCAGAAGATTTAGCAAGGTCATATAATGACTTTAGAATGTATGCTTCAGAGTGTAAATTTTCCAATTGTTTGCATGATAGTAATAGTGTTGGATGTAATGTTATTAAAAAAGTTAATGAAAACAAAATTTATAAACAAAGATATCTAGATTATTTAAAAATGTTGGATCAAATTCAATCTAAAAATAAAAATAATTTTTTAAATTATAAAAAGAAAAAATAA
- a CDS encoding serine/threonine-protein kinase produces MQNKNLINTIYMNYKLVELLGTGGMNSEVYLGKYVGNDKDIPDKYKNAAIKIITKTSDTTSDQWNKILDEAVTNARLSKKSDVNIVKLFNYDNNDSDVVKTVMEYMDGESLKIVLRDRSCFSLVETLYFFEKILIGIQYMHNQDRSIIHRDLKPENILTSSDLLEAKISDFGVCTVIEPNGKNNFLTNETSFFGTVPYVTPDAFNCTFSEGKRIPIITKQFDFHSLGIIFYEMLIGDKPFEISDENDSSTIKLFADYDITPMKYINPTITNDVENVFLRLTASKDNDKHLRYSCVEEIIDDVKRIQNKYTKNDKEDDTLKPYYKRTYQGKLLLELKENFTLWKSICKNKWVLGCVVVFGLVTFLSIIFLLLGNLW; encoded by the coding sequence ATGCAAAACAAAAATCTAATTAATACAATTTACATGAACTATAAACTAGTTGAATTACTAGGTACTGGTGGTATGAATTCTGAAGTTTATTTGGGCAAATATGTTGGTAATGATAAAGACATCCCAGATAAATATAAAAATGCTGCTATAAAAATAATTACAAAAACTAGTGATACAACAAGTGACCAATGAAATAAAATTTTAGATGAAGCAGTTACTAATGCAAGACTTTCAAAAAAAAGTGATGTTAACATAGTTAAACTTTTTAACTATGATAATAATGATTCAGATGTTGTTAAAACTGTAATGGAATATATGGATGGAGAGTCTCTTAAAATTGTTTTGAGAGATAGAAGTTGTTTTTCATTAGTTGAAACATTGTATTTTTTTGAAAAAATTCTTATTGGAATTCAATATATGCACAATCAAGATAGAAGTATAATTCATCGTGATTTAAAACCAGAAAACATTCTTACTTCTTCAGATCTTTTAGAAGCTAAAATTTCAGACTTTGGTGTCTGTACTGTTATCGAACCAAATGGTAAAAATAATTTTTTAACAAATGAAACTAGTTTTTTTGGAACAGTGCCATATGTAACACCTGATGCTTTTAATTGTACTTTTTCTGAAGGAAAAAGAATTCCAATAATTACTAAGCAATTTGATTTTCATTCTTTAGGAATTATATTTTATGAAATGTTAATTGGAGATAAACCTTTTGAAATTAGTGATGAAAATGATAGTAGCACAATAAAATTATTTGCTGATTATGATATTACTCCAATGAAGTATATTAATCCAACTATAACAAATGATGTTGAAAATGTTTTTTTAAGACTAACTGCATCAAAAGATAATGATAAACATTTAAGATATAGTTGTGTTGAAGAAATAATTGATGATGTGAAAAGAATACAAAATAAGTACACAAAAAATGATAAAGAAGATGATACTTTAAAACCTTACTATAAAAGAACTTATCAAGGTAAATTATTATTAGAATTAAAAGAAAATTTTACATTATGAAAAAGTATATGTAAAAATAAATGAGTTTTAGGTTGTGTTGTTGTATTTGGATTAGTTACTTTTTTATCAATTATATTTTTGTTATTGGGTAATTTATGATAG
- the miaB gene encoding tRNA (N6-isopentenyl adenosine(37)-C2)-methylthiotransferase MiaB — MNKPKRDTSKYFLPNIKNARKRIEESKIVRDSFNIPENLVNYGVGKKFHIKTFGCQSNVRDSETLMGILEMIGYTHTDSINDADLVLLNTCAVREHAEQKVFADIGVLDKIKKTNPNFIFGMCGCMAQEESIVNKILKSNSNIDFIFGTHNIHRVLNILEQVIFEKNLIIEVWSKEGDIIENLPSFRNSNIKAFVNVMYGCDKFCTYCIVPFTRGKIRSRSKEDILDEVKSLIKEGYKEVTLIGQNVNSYGIDFKNDKKYLFHDLLKDVAETGIKRLRFTTSNPWNFTKEIVDVMKSHPNIMPHIHLPIQSGDELILKRMNRPMRIEDYIGLVNYIKESIPNCSITTDIIVGFPNESREQFEKTLSLYNTIQFDNAFTFVYSKRDGTVAAQLPDSIELQEKKDRLNELNELVKTYAKTNNMKFVGSTLDVLVEGPSKKDESTLSGYSPQWKIVNFKGEANPGDIVKVKITSASRFTLNGEMVN, encoded by the coding sequence ATGAATAAACCAAAAAGAGACACATCTAAATATTTCTTACCAAATATTAAGAATGCAAGAAAAAGAATTGAAGAATCAAAAATAGTTAGAGATAGTTTTAACATTCCTGAAAATTTAGTTAATTATGGTGTTGGTAAAAAATTTCATATAAAAACTTTTGGTTGCCAATCAAATGTTAGAGATTCTGAAACATTAATGGGAATATTAGAGATGATAGGTTACACTCATACTGATTCAATTAACGATGCTGATTTAGTATTATTAAATACTTGTGCTGTTAGAGAACACGCAGAGCAAAAAGTTTTTGCAGATATTGGAGTCTTGGACAAAATTAAGAAAACTAATCCAAATTTTATTTTTGGAATGTGTGGCTGTATGGCTCAAGAAGAATCAATTGTTAATAAAATTTTAAAGAGTAATAGCAACATAGATTTTATATTTGGTACCCATAACATTCATAGAGTTTTAAATATTTTAGAACAAGTTATTTTTGAAAAAAATTTAATAATTGAAGTTTGGTCAAAAGAAGGTGATATCATTGAAAATTTACCTTCATTTAGAAATAGTAATATTAAAGCTTTTGTTAATGTTATGTATGGTTGTGATAAATTTTGCACATATTGTATTGTTCCATTTACTAGGGGAAAAATTAGAAGTAGAAGCAAAGAAGATATACTTGATGAAGTTAAATCTTTAATAAAAGAAGGATATAAAGAAGTTACGTTAATAGGACAAAATGTTAATTCATATGGAATTGACTTTAAAAATGATAAGAAATATCTTTTTCATGATTTATTAAAAGATGTTGCTGAAACAGGAATTAAAAGATTAAGATTCACTACTAGCAATCCATGAAATTTTACAAAAGAAATTGTTGATGTAATGAAATCACATCCTAACATAATGCCACATATTCATTTACCAATTCAAAGTGGGGATGAACTTATTTTAAAAAGAATGAATCGTCCAATGAGAATTGAAGACTATATTGGTTTAGTTAATTATATAAAAGAAAGTATTCCAAATTGTTCAATTACAACAGATATTATTGTTGGTTTCCCAAATGAGTCAAGGGAGCAATTTGAAAAAACATTAAGTCTTTATAACACAATTCAATTTGATAATGCATTTACTTTTGTTTATTCAAAAAGAGATGGAACTGTTGCAGCACAATTACCAGATAGTATAGAACTACAAGAGAAAAAAGATAGACTAAACGAGTTGAATGAATTAGTTAAAACTTATGCTAAAACAAACAATATGAAATTTGTTGGATCTACATTAGATGTTTTAGTTGAAGGACCTTCTAAAAAAGATGAATCAACTTTATCAGGATATTCTCCTCAATGAAAAATTGTTAATTTCAAAGGAGAAGCTAATCCTGGTGATATAGTGAAAGTTAAAATAACAAGTGCTTCAAGATTTACTTTAAATGGTGAAATGGTTAATTAA